In candidate division KSB1 bacterium, the DNA window TTGCTAACGCATTTAGAAATTATTACAGGTGGAGTGGGGGATATTGGCTTGGCCATGCACCTGAAAGTTATATGCAGGTAGAAATTGCACGTGCCTTATCAAAAATATGTCCTTTCGTAACTCTCGAAGACACTGTGCGAGATATACTCACTCATTCTAGCGCAGAAAAAAGAGGCTACCAACCTCGAGGAAATGCTTCTGGTCGTGTTGACATTATCGTTTGGTGGAAAAATGGAACTCCCAGAGTCTTAATAGAAATAAAAAAGGGTTGGGGAAGTGACATCATAAATTCAGACGCTAAAAGACTACGCCAGTTATCAAGTCGAGGTGGTTCTCCACAACATGGAATAATAATTGTTTATACAGATGCAAAAAAAGAGGAAACAATACATAAGAGATTCAAAAATATTGAGATTAGCAGTTCTACTAAAATTGTAGATTGGCTTTGCCCTAAGAAAAAAATAGAAGATGGAGAAATTTGGTACTGGGGCACCGCCTGTTTTTTGGTAACACCATAAAATAACCGAATCAATGTCAAATCGAGGAGAGAAAACATGAATGCTGCTCACAAATTCCTTTTAATCTGCTTTGTTCCACTAATTTCTCAGTCGATTCTTGCCCAGGACACCACCCGCTTCACACCAAAAATCGGCTACCAGGCATTTAAAGTTCGCGAACCGGTTCTGACGCTTAAGCCGGGCGATGTTCTGATCAGCGAAACTTTGATGGGTGGATATTACACAGAAGAAGGCGGTGCCTGGCCGGGAGAAGTCGGGCCGATTTATATCGAAGGAGCGACACCCAAAGATCAATTGGTAGTGAAAATTATCAAAGTGCAGCCAAACCGGGAATACGGACCGGCGCGAATCAGACCCGGTTTCGGCGGCCTGGCTGCTGATGTCCGGGTGCGAATGTTGAATCCCGACATTCCATCGGAGCGTTTTCTCTGGCGGCTGGATCGCGGGAGGAACATTGCCAGTTTGGATTTACCGAGAAGCAAGTTAGGAAAAATTGAAGTGCCGATGGCGCCAATGCTGGGTCGGGTTGCGGTCGCGCCAAAAGGTGAGGAATCATTCCCCGGTCTCTGGCCCGGCGATTTTGGCGGCAATATGGACGCGCCTGAAATTAAAGAAGGCGCAACGGTCTATTTGCCAATTTTTCATGAAGGGGCGCTGTTTTATTTTGGCGATGGTCATGCACTTCAAGGCGAAGGCGAAATCGCCGGCACCGGCCTCGAGGCCACCATGGATGTCATCCTGCAATTTGATCTCATCAAAGATAAACCGATCGATTGGCCGCGAATTGAGAACGATGAGTTTATCATGGTAGCGGCCAGTGCACGACCTTTAATCGATGCCTTTCGTTTGGCGCATATCGAGTTGATTGAGTGGCTTGAAGAGGATTACGGCTTCGACCGCTGGGAGGCGTATCAAGTGCTTACGCAAGTTGCCGAATCAACTGTGGCCAATATTGTGGATCCGCAGTATACGGTAGTTGCAAAATTTCCAAAGAAGTATTTGCCTAAATAAATATAGTGTCAAAAATGTAGGGGCGTAAAATTTTACGCCCCTACCGAACGAATTTTTTTGAGGAGGAATAATTTATGAAATTCAATTTTTTAATTCTGCTTGTGGCCGGCTTGTTATTCCAGCAATCTTCTGCACAAGAACAACCGCACGTTTTCCGGGGCGCAAAGCTCTATACCATTTCCGGCGAACCGATTGAAAATGGTGTTCTGGTTATTCAAAACGGAAAAATCGTCTCAGTCGGTCTCGCAGATAATATTCAGGTACCCGCAGATGCAACCGAGCACGATGTCACCGGGAAAGTCATTATGCCGGGGCTTGTCGACACGCATTCGCACATTGGCGGTGTTCAAGGCGGCGATCGATCTGCTACGCTGCACCCCGATGTCCGGGCAATGGATGCCATCGATGTTCGCAGCGATTCGTTTAAACGGGCGCGGGCCGGTGGCGTAACCACGGCCAACATCATGCCCGGCTCCGGCTATTTGATGAGCGGCCAGACGGTTTATGTTAAACTTAGAAAAGGTCAAAAAATCGACGATTTACTCTACTGTAAAGATCCTTTAAATGATGTCTGCGGCGGCATGAAAATGGCGAACGGGACAAATTCCCTTGGAGAAAAGCCGCGTTCCGGTACGCGTGCCAAATCAGCTGCAATGGTGCGTGAGATCTATGTCAAAGCGCAGGGGTATCAAAAGAAACTCAAGGCTGCTAACGGCGATCCTGAAAAGATGCCCGAGCGAGACCTGCAAATGGAAGCGTTGATGCAGGTGCTCGACGGCAAACGAATTGTTCAGCATCACACGCATCGTCATGATGACATCATGACCGTGATTCGACTGTCGCAGGAGTTCGGTTTTCGGGTAGTGATTCAGCACGGCAGCGAGGCCTGGAAAGTCGCAGATGAAATCGCAAAGGCCGGCATTCCTTGTTCCATCATCATGATCGATTCTCCGGGTGGTAAATTAGAGGCTGTTGATTTGCGTTACGAGACCGGCGCAATCCTGGAAAAAGCAGGCGTCGATGTTGCGTTTCACACCGACGACGGTATTACAGATTCCCGCCTCCTTTTGCGTTCACCGGCGCTGGCAGTGCGTGCGGGTATGTCGCGAGCGAAGGCTCTGGAATCAGTCACCCTGGCAGCAGCTCGAATGCTCGATTTGGCTGATCGTGTGGGTTCTCTTGAGAAGGGCAAAGATGCCGATTTCATCGTCCTGTCCGGCGATCCGCTAAGCGTGTATACACACATTGAGGAGACCTGGGTGGAAGGCGTTAAATTATTTGACCGCTCAAACCCGGATGACCGAAAATATTCAGTCGGCGGTTACGAAGTATTTCGTCAGAACGTTGTTGCGCACGAAGCCGAAGGAGGCATGGAATGAGTTTTAAAAAGTTTAAAAGAATTGTAGGGAACGCATATATGCCTTCCCTACTGATAGTCTTAATCATTGCAACTCCGATTTGGAGTCAGAAAATCGCGGTCAAGGGTGAGACTGTCTATACCATGGCCGGCGATCCGATTCAAAACGGGGTGGTTCTTATCAAAAACGGAAAAATTGAACGCGTTGGCCCGGCGTCCCGTCTGAATATTGGTAGTGACTACAAAATTCTTTCCAACAAAATCGTCACTCCCGGTCTAATAGATGCCCACACCGTCGTGGGGCTTGCGGGCTATTATAACCAAAAGCACGACCAGGATCAGCTTGAAAAATCCGATCCGATTCAAGCCGAACTTCGTGCCATCGATGCTTTTAACGCTCGCGAGAAACTGGTGGAATGGGTGCGCAATTTCGGCGTGACCACCATTCATACCGGGCATGGACCGGGTGCACTCATCAGCGGGCAAACCATGATCGTGAAAACAAACGGCAAAACCGTAAATGACGCTTTGATCAAACCAACCGCAATGGTTGCTTTCAGTCTTGGCCCAAATGTGGGCCGGAATTTCAAATCTCCGGGCACCCGCTCTAAAGGCGTCGCCATGATCCGCACCGCCCTGTTGAAAGCGCAAAATTATGTTAAGAAAATGCAGAATAAAAAAGAGGATAAAAGGCCGGACCGGGATTTGAAAATGGAGGTACTTGCTCAAATTCTCAGCAAAGAACTTCCGGTTCTGTTTACAGCACAAAAGGCAACCGAGATAATGAGCGCCCTGCGGCTTGCAGAAGAATTCGGCATCAAAATCATCCTGGACGGCGCCGCCGAATCCTATCTTTTGCTCGATGAAATCAAGGCTGCCAAGGTGCCGGTAATTTTACACCCAACAATGGTGCGCAATCGCGGTGAAACGCAAAATGCCTCCTATGAAACCGCAGCAAAATTGCAGCAAGCCGGGATTCAATTCGCTTTGCAAAGCGGCTATGAAAGCTACGTACCCAAGACGCGCGTGATTTTATACGAAGCGGCCATTGCGGCCGCCAATGGGCTGGCCTTTGAAGATGCACTCGCAACCATCACCATCAACGCGGCTCAGATCCTGGGAATCGACAAGCGTGTCGGCTCACTGGAAAAAGGCAAAGACGCCGACGTCCTACTTTTCGATGGCGATCCCTTTGAATATACCAGTCATGTTTGCACCGTAATTATCGATGGAAAAGTTGTCAGCGATGAATGCCGGTGATTTTTGATAGATTCATCTCGAAATTTATAGGGGCGATTCGGCGAATCGCCCCTACGTGTTTTAGCCGGGGCTATTAAATTCTTGCACTTTGAACAAATCTTTTTTATTTATCAGTTGTGTAAATAAGTGCTGTGTTAAAAAAATTTCAGGAGAAATTTATGCCACAAACCATGGTCGAAAAAATTGCACAGAAATTTGCTGTCGGTTTAGAGAAAGGGCACGAAGTTCACGCAGGCGATTACATTTCAATTCGACCCGCGTATGTTATGACCCATGATAATTCCGGTGCAGTGATACCGAAATTTCGCAGTATTGGCGCCACGAAAATAGCAAACCGCCGCCAGGTAGTTTTTACCCTCGACCACGATATTCAGAACAAGAGCGAAAAAAATTTGGAGAAATACGCAAACATCGAAGCGTTTGCCCGCGAGCATGGCATCGATTTTTATCCGGCCGGCCGCGGCATCGGGCATCAGGTGATGGTCGAAGAAGGGTACGCCTGGCCGGGTACCATGGCGGTTGCATCGGACAGCCACTCAAATATGTATGGCGGCATCGGCTGTTTAGGGACGCCGGTGGTGCGAACGGACGCCGCTGCAATTTGGGCCACCGGCAGAACCTGGTGGCAGGTTCCGCCAATCGCGAAAGTCGAGCTTAATAGACAGCTCAAACCAGGCGTAACCGGCAAAGACGTCATCATCACTTTGTGCGGATTTTTTAACCAGGATGAAGTGCTCAACCACATTGTCGAATTTGCCGGCGATGGCGTCAAACACCTTTCTTTGGATGAGCGGCTTACTATCGCAAACATGACCACAGAGTGGGGCGCTTTGGCCGGAGTTTTCCCGGTTGACGAGGTGACCCTTAACTGGCTTCACCAACGGGCAGAATTTGTCGCAAAACGCGGATACGCCGGCGTTCCATCCGACGCCGACAGTGATGTAAACCATCCCCGTCTTAATGAATCCCGAATTGCTGAGCTGGAAGCTCAGTTAAACAACCTAAAAGCAGACGAGGATGCTTTTTATGCCAAAGAGCTGGTTCTGGACCTGGGTTCGATTCAGCCTCATATTTCCGGTCCAAATACCGTCAAAGACATGACTTCAATTACGGAGATGCAAAAGCGGCAAGTGAAGATTAATAAAGCTTACCTGATCTCTTGTGTCAACAGTCGGCTTGAAGATCTCGCAGAAGCCGCTGCCGTAGTTCGCGGAAAAAAAATCGCGGAACATGTGGAGTTTTATGTTGCTGCGGCTTCCAGTGAAGTCCAGGCCGAAAGCGAAAAACGCGGCGACTGGCAGGCGTTG includes these proteins:
- a CDS encoding acetamidase/formamidase family protein, encoding MNAAHKFLLICFVPLISQSILAQDTTRFTPKIGYQAFKVREPVLTLKPGDVLISETLMGGYYTEEGGAWPGEVGPIYIEGATPKDQLVVKIIKVQPNREYGPARIRPGFGGLAADVRVRMLNPDIPSERFLWRLDRGRNIASLDLPRSKLGKIEVPMAPMLGRVAVAPKGEESFPGLWPGDFGGNMDAPEIKEGATVYLPIFHEGALFYFGDGHALQGEGEIAGTGLEATMDVILQFDLIKDKPIDWPRIENDEFIMVAASARPLIDAFRLAHIELIEWLEEDYGFDRWEAYQVLTQVAESTVANIVDPQYTVVAKFPKKYLPK
- a CDS encoding amidohydrolase family protein, which produces MKFNFLILLVAGLLFQQSSAQEQPHVFRGAKLYTISGEPIENGVLVIQNGKIVSVGLADNIQVPADATEHDVTGKVIMPGLVDTHSHIGGVQGGDRSATLHPDVRAMDAIDVRSDSFKRARAGGVTTANIMPGSGYLMSGQTVYVKLRKGQKIDDLLYCKDPLNDVCGGMKMANGTNSLGEKPRSGTRAKSAAMVREIYVKAQGYQKKLKAANGDPEKMPERDLQMEALMQVLDGKRIVQHHTHRHDDIMTVIRLSQEFGFRVVIQHGSEAWKVADEIAKAGIPCSIIMIDSPGGKLEAVDLRYETGAILEKAGVDVAFHTDDGITDSRLLLRSPALAVRAGMSRAKALESVTLAAARMLDLADRVGSLEKGKDADFIVLSGDPLSVYTHIEETWVEGVKLFDRSNPDDRKYSVGGYEVFRQNVVAHEAEGGME
- a CDS encoding amidohydrolase family protein; the encoded protein is MPSLLIVLIIATPIWSQKIAVKGETVYTMAGDPIQNGVVLIKNGKIERVGPASRLNIGSDYKILSNKIVTPGLIDAHTVVGLAGYYNQKHDQDQLEKSDPIQAELRAIDAFNAREKLVEWVRNFGVTTIHTGHGPGALISGQTMIVKTNGKTVNDALIKPTAMVAFSLGPNVGRNFKSPGTRSKGVAMIRTALLKAQNYVKKMQNKKEDKRPDRDLKMEVLAQILSKELPVLFTAQKATEIMSALRLAEEFGIKIILDGAAESYLLLDEIKAAKVPVILHPTMVRNRGETQNASYETAAKLQQAGIQFALQSGYESYVPKTRVILYEAAIAAANGLAFEDALATITINAAQILGIDKRVGSLEKGKDADVLLFDGDPFEYTSHVCTVIIDGKVVSDECR
- the lysF gene encoding homoaconitase; this translates as MPQTMVEKIAQKFAVGLEKGHEVHAGDYISIRPAYVMTHDNSGAVIPKFRSIGATKIANRRQVVFTLDHDIQNKSEKNLEKYANIEAFAREHGIDFYPAGRGIGHQVMVEEGYAWPGTMAVASDSHSNMYGGIGCLGTPVVRTDAAAIWATGRTWWQVPPIAKVELNRQLKPGVTGKDVIITLCGFFNQDEVLNHIVEFAGDGVKHLSLDERLTIANMTTEWGALAGVFPVDEVTLNWLHQRAEFVAKRGYAGVPSDADSDVNHPRLNESRIAELEAQLNNLKADEDAFYAKELVLDLGSIQPHISGPNTVKDMTSITEMQKRQVKINKAYLISCVNSRLEDLAEAAAVVRGKKIAEHVEFYVAAASSEVQAESEKRGDWQALKDAGASELPPGCGPCIGLGAGTLEDGEVGISATNRNFKGRMGSRNAEAYLASPAVVAASALAGYIDFPGDWQAAETVGKIKVNQKPEKANGGVKILDGFPESISGELLFCHQDNLNTDGIYPGKYTYIDEFTPEQQAEVVMENYDPEFKKLVKKGDILVGGFNFGSGSSREQAATCLKYRGIALVIAGSFSETYKRNALNNGFLTIEVPELVNDLKAKFGTDKLTLRSGIHATIDFLKAVLNADDKEYAISPLGTAAQELVLVGGLENWVKRNLA